From a single Rutidosis leptorrhynchoides isolate AG116_Rl617_1_P2 chromosome 5, CSIRO_AGI_Rlap_v1, whole genome shotgun sequence genomic region:
- the LOC139850676 gene encoding oleosin G translates to MTDRNIVSDHSHRFSDDRSPFIRYLRRHSPNSTQLMGIMTLVISGAILLLLTGVTVTVAVVGFIFIAPIVILTSPIWVPIGTLVFVLVAGFVSVCVSGLAAVAAVLWLYKYFKGLHPVGSDRVDYARSRIADTASHVKDYAWEYGGYFQSKVKDAAPGA, encoded by the coding sequence ATGACTGACCGGAACATAGTCTCCGACCACAGCCACCGTTTCTCCGATGACAGATCTCCGTTTATCCGTTACCTCCGTCGCCACTCACCCAACTCAACCCAACTCATGGGCATCATGACACTTGTAATCTCCGGTGCAATCTTACTCCTTCTCACCGGCGTCACAGTCACCGTCGCTGTTGTCGGGTTCATATTTATCGCACCTATCGTTATTCTCACGAGTCCGATTTGGGTTCCGATTGGTACACTTGTGTTTGTGCTTGTAGCCGGTTTTGTATCTGTTTGTGTGTCCGGCTTGGCTGCTGTTGCGGCGGTTTTGTGGCTGTATAAGTATTTTAAAGGGTTGCATCCGGTTGGGTCCGACCGGGTTGATTATGCTAGAAGCCGGATTGCGGATACCGCTAGCCACGTGAAGGATTATGCGTGGGAATACGGTGGGTATTTTCAGAGCAAGGTTAAAGATGCGGCTCCTGGCGCTTGA